CGACGGCCGCCCTTTTCTATCACGGTACTCTCGTTTTCCAACACCTTCATTACCTGCTCCCAGGCCTCTTTTTGCGAATGGTAGGCAGCATCGGAATAGACGTTTTTGTGAAGTCTCCCCGCTTCTCTCTCGTAATTGCCAGGAACGAAGAATATTCCATCCCTGCTCTTTACTTTCGCTAGCTCGCTCAACACACGCGTCAACTGCCCGCTGTGCTGTGTCAAATCTCCCGTGACCATCACCAAATCGGGATCGTGGACATTCACCAGCTTGTGCAGCTCTCCATTCCAAAATCGTATTCGTCCATGAGGATCGGAAAGATGGACCAATGTAAGTGGAGGGACAGAAGGAATTGTCAGCTTCACTGTCGATGTTTTGACGTAAGTCGTATGGTAGGCGAGAAAGATTATTCCCACCAGGATACACATAATTGTCGTTGTCATCATTTTCGGAACAATCCTCGCTTTCTTCCGTCTTATGGTTTAGAGGAGTGGATCAGTGATGATTTTGAGGAACACTCAAGGTATTCTTACCGTTTTCTCGTTCATGCTTCTTTTCACCTTTTTCGTCCAACCTTTTCCTGCGTCTGCCTGTAGTTGTGCCAGACCTCCTGACCCTTTAACAGCAAAAGATCAGTCTGCTGCTGTATTTACAGGCAAGGTGCTCCAGGTAAATGAGCGAACAGACTGGCTTCGTTGGCTCCCCTTTTGGGATAAACCAGAGCGGGGAGGCTTTGATGTTATTTTCGAGGTGCAGTCCACGTGGAAAGGAGTAGATCAGACACAAGTTCAGATCGTCACCAGCAGCCTTGGAGGTGCATGCGGCATTCCTTTTCAACCGGGTCAAGAATATCTTGTCTATGCCTCTTATTGGGAGCTAAATGAGCTAGAAACCAATATCTGTACACGAACAGCCCTCAAAGCGGATGCAGGAGAAGACTTGCAAGTATTGGGGTCTGGTACAGTGCCTGTCCGTTCAGCAAATCTCGATTGGAATAATTATTTATCCATTGGAATTGTCATCATCATCGCAGGAGGAATCTTGTTCTATCTCTTTTTGTTTCAAACAAAACGGAGACGATAACTCCATCGTCTCCGTCCTCTAAATTCATTTCAGATAAGCTTTTGCCCGGTACTCCGAGAGATTAAAGGATTGCCAGGTATTGTCCTCATACAAAATCTCTTTCCGCTCTTGCAGCATCTCTATAAACCTTTCTTCTACCTTTCTATCCCGAACAAACTCCATAACTACTGGTATGGCATCATAAGACAGCTCGCTCAAATACTCGATGTCGATATGTCCAGTAGCATGATAGCGCTGTACATTGTTTTTGGCGATAATGACGTCCATATTCATGTAATTCAGAATAACGTAACTCACGAGTGTCACAATCGCGTAATACTTGATCAAGGAGAAACCGTCTCTCCAAATTTTCAAAAGAGCAATGATAAACAACACAAACAGAAAGATCATGAAAACGTGAGCTAACAGCCGCGTATGCGTATACCCGTAAGCATCCTCATACAGCGAGAGGCGAAAATAGGCGGACACAAGCATGAAGCCCGTACAAATCGTCAGCATACTCAGCAGAATTTGAATGATCTGGTAGAGCATTGGCTTTGCCCGTGATGCAAAGTGCATCGTACATAGGAGAATCAAGAAATTAATGACAGTGACGGTCACCAGCTCATTGAATCCATTTCTAGCATACTCGGCGTACGTCAATTCATCTGGTAAAACTCGCTTCGCCCCGATGAACAAATACGATATCTGAATGTATGTAAACGCTGTATACACAATATTGATGATCGCCAGAATCGTTACAAGGATAACTCCATCCCAGACAATCTTTTTGTCATGTACCGGCAGTTCCACTACTTCTTCTCGTTTCCCGAAAAGAGAATACATGTAAGCAAACACAAGGATCGTAATGAGCCCGATTAGCATCATTCGAAAGATTGCTTCAAGTGAATCGACATCAATCACCCTTCGCGGGATTTGCCCCAGAAAATGTCCAAACACACTATCCGCATTCGAAAGCAAGGAGAGTACAATCACCAGAAGAGGCACCGAAATGGCGATTCCGATGAAAACCTTCTTCATTACGCCATACTTCTCCTGGTCCACCCTGTCCTTGATCCGTTCCTTTGTCAGCCTAAATGGCAGGCGCGTATACTTCGGGGTGTAAAGGAGCAATGTCTCCACCATCTCCATGAAAAAGCCTGCTTCGTACCATTTCGCTTGATGACGCTTGGTGATTAGAATCGTTTGGATCACAAATAAAAACGGAATCAGTACCAGGTTGAACAGATGAAAATGAGGATTGGAAAATAGAAAAAAGGTTAGCGCCAGTAGAAAAATCGGAAGCGTCCATATCCAGTCGAATACTTGCTTTCGAGAAAAGCGTAAATGAATGCGTTGCCTAGCCTGCCAAATAAAAAGACCGTACAGGCCCATTACGAACAACAGATAAGAGATGCCAAAGCCTTTCCCGTAAAACATCCAGTCAAACAGTATGCCGATCCCAAATGCCCCTAGCAAAAGCCACTGCAAGCCTTTTTGTTCTTGCGTAACATCAGCCAAGCTCTTCACTCCTTACGACTTTTTGCCCCCAAAAATAACGTAAGAGCAGACTCCATAAAAGAGCTGCTCTTGTAAGTACGTGCGTAATTGGTTAAATGTTACAATTTTTACCCAAACTGTTTTTACTTTAAATTCTCGGCAATCAACAGCAATTCTTTTTTCGTCAACGCTGGATTCATGGCACCCACTTCAATGAGCCTGTTTTTGTCCTCTTGATAAACCTTTACAAGTTTTTGCTCGGTTCCATCCAATAGCTTCTGAGCTACATACATTCCCTCATATTTCTGGACTTTCACTTTTTCTACAATTGCATCCTCTCCTGCTGCTTCTTCGATCCATTTCACACCTTCAAAGTTCGTGATGGCAATGTACACGTCC
This genomic stretch from Brevibacillus brevis harbors:
- a CDS encoding metallophosphoesterase — encoded protein: MMTTTIMCILVGIIFLAYHTTYVKTSTVKLTIPSVPPLTLVHLSDPHGRIRFWNGELHKLVNVHDPDLVMVTGDLTQHSGQLTRVLSELAKVKSRDGIFFVPGNYEREAGRLHKNVYSDAAYHSQKEAWEQVMKVLENESTVIEKGGRRIWIYGFDNSIYGNEQRPEQEIQQANMTIFLAHSPNIISLIYNEDLKADLLLSGHTHGGQIRLFNRTVGAYKHFHVGQKEDQSVGVFGISRGLGTSRLPIRLNCFPEITVYMINPK
- a CDS encoding DUF4153 domain-containing protein codes for the protein MADVTQEQKGLQWLLLGAFGIGILFDWMFYGKGFGISYLLFVMGLYGLFIWQARQRIHLRFSRKQVFDWIWTLPIFLLALTFFLFSNPHFHLFNLVLIPFLFVIQTILITKRHQAKWYEAGFFMEMVETLLLYTPKYTRLPFRLTKERIKDRVDQEKYGVMKKVFIGIAISVPLLVIVLSLLSNADSVFGHFLGQIPRRVIDVDSLEAIFRMMLIGLITILVFAYMYSLFGKREEVVELPVHDKKIVWDGVILVTILAIINIVYTAFTYIQISYLFIGAKRVLPDELTYAEYARNGFNELVTVTVINFLILLCTMHFASRAKPMLYQIIQILLSMLTICTGFMLVSAYFRLSLYEDAYGYTHTRLLAHVFMIFLFVLFIIALLKIWRDGFSLIKYYAIVTLVSYVILNYMNMDVIIAKNNVQRYHATGHIDIEYLSELSYDAIPVVMEFVRDRKVEERFIEMLQERKEILYEDNTWQSFNLSEYRAKAYLK